The genome window CTCACTCACCTTGCAGGCATCATCAAGGCCCCGAGTGTCTCCGGCGCAGATCATGTTTTTGGTGACTGTCCGATTGTGCAGGTGAGCTGAAGTGCAGCGGTGCGATGGGTAGAGACGGACATTTCCTTCCTTCAGTTGATCAGAGTAGAATGCAGAATCTACAGAGGTTATTGGACAGCATTCAATGTCAGGGAATCTCATTCCCAAAACCACCCTCTCATCAGAAGAAacagatacaaaaacaaaaattaagggGTTGGACTTACATTCCTCTTGTCTTCCATAtccagagatctcacacttagtcCAGGCAGGGAGTTGCTGCTTCTCCCATGGTAGACAAACTGTACGAACATAACGAGTCATCTTGGCACATTGGCCATGCTTCGACTGGAGTTTGATCAGAGCTGGAGGAGGACAGGCAGGAAGGGAGGGAAAGTTTAGTAAGGGTCAAGGCTGTGCAATAACAAACTGTCTCCTCCCGTCTCAGTCGCTGTTAATATTTGCTGCCCCGAACTGAGGCCATTATTGAAGGATCATaggactgattcctggaatgaggaGCTTGTCACATGGTCAAGCAGAATGGGCCTCTTATCAGTGAAGTTTAAAAGAATCAAAGGTGATCATGTTAAAAACATTAATGATTCTGAGGTGACTTGACTTGGTCACTGCTGAGAGGTTGCTCTCCCTTGTGACAGAATCGAAAACTAGTAATCACTGTTTCAGAATAAGGGGCTTGCCACTTAAGGTGGAGTTCTCTCATTGGAGTAATCTTCAAAATACTCTCTCCAAGACAGCAATGGATGTTGGATTAGTGAATATACTCAAGGTTGAAATAGTCACATTTTTGATCAACAAAGCATTGAACGTAACAGGGAGCCAGGCAGGAAGTGAAGTTCTTGTGACAACCGTGTCGgacatgattttactgaatagtggagcaggctcaaggatgTGAACATCTGTACGAGTTTCTGATGTTCTTAAGCTCAGACACTGCACTCAGTCACCATTCTAAAgatgagtcaaaaggtgtgggcCTGGAAAAgcaggcttttccagcaccacactttgtgactctgatctccagcatctgcagtcttcattttctccaccATTCTAAAGATTTTTTGCTGTGtgatagagttttacagcatggataAAGGCCTTTTGGTCCATCATATCCTCATGGTTCATAGGCACCAATCTGcaccagtcccatttcccagcacttggctcatggCCTCGTATGCTATGGCACTTCAAGTCTAAATACTTCTCAAATATTGTGATGGTTTCCACCTCTACTAATGTTTCAGGCAGTGAATCCCACCTCTGAACCTCTTCGCCTTTACTATCTATCTATGCCACCTTTTATTGATTCCTCTAACAGTAAAAGATTTTTTCCTATCTGTTCTATTCATGCCCTTTATAATGTTGGACAGGTACCCCCTCAGTTTTCTCTGCTCTGATCTCCcacctatccaatctctcttcagagctgaaatacagcagcccaggcaacatcatggtggaTTTCCTTTGCACAATCTTCGGTGCAATCACTTCCTATTTACAGTgttgcaaccagaactgcacacaataccacGAATGCACCTCACTACCCTTAGATACAGTTTGAGTGTAACCTCACTGCTCTTATTCAAAACCTTGACTAACAAATGCAAAAATCCCATAGGCCTTCTTCGCCAACTTATCTATCTATCCTGTTGCCTTTGAGGATTGGTGTACATCTGTGAAACTGGATAGCAAATAATAAATAGTAAAAGCACCCCCCCGATACACACTGTTGAGACTTCCTTCCTCTTCTCTAATTTACCTGCTTACATACTGCAAGTCATTGTAATAATCTCTTGTAAGTCTAGGTCCCATCCCCAATACTTCATTCCCAACAATCATTGCAGAATAGCCTATACTTCAAATCTTggaaacaggaagggtttggagggatatgggccgggtgctggcaggtgggagtagattgggttgggatatctggtcggcatggatgagttggaccgaagggtctattctgtacatctctgtgactctatgaacatGTGCCTCAGTCAATCCCTCACTCTGTATTTTGACTGCTGATGTGGCCAGATGAAATGGTGATTGGGAGGCCTGCGTGTGGAGGGACTTATTTCAGCAGGGAGACATTATGATAAATTTCATACCAATGTCATGATTGTAAGTGTCTTCATCAAACTCCTTGTGAACAAAGTACTCTTCCACATCCAGTATCTGGTCATCCTCAGATGCCTCTTTGCGGATTGTTCTCCCCATGATCACTTTGATCTCTTGCGTTTTGAAGCTGGTTTGAGAAGCAAAGTAAAACACTTAATGTAGCTCTATCATCAGCTACATGTGTAATTCTCAGAGCTACCACAGAAGAGAGAGGGCAGGTTAGTTGAAGACCATTCTCCATGTTAACCTTAACTATGGAAACAGTAGTGGAGATTGTGGACCCGTCTTTTTCTCCAAGATTTGTATCTGATTTTGGCTCCAGGTGTTCACTGGACTTTCTTTTCAGCACTAGTAATTAGGAAAGAAATGGCCACGTGGCATGTCTCTATTGGGAGGATAAGGAAAAAAAgcccactttcaaagaacaacaTGAAGTTCACTCCAATACAGTATTTATACCCACAATCGGTATTGTATTGTTGCTATCTGATCTTGCTATGCACAGATTGGCATCCCATATTTATTACATCAGTTCAGAAAGACTTCATGAAtttcaaagtgctttgggatattaAGTTATGAAAGAAGAAGGTAGTGGCCCAGATGTAATGTTACAAGCTCCTTGGTTAACTTCCTGTAGCTGCAGTTTGGTGCAGATGGGGGAACTTTAGATTCAGTAAAAATGTGAAGACAATGCAGGACTAACAACAACTAAATACAGTAacactgttgattgttggaaatacCTGTCAGAATCACAGAGGGGCAATTTAACATTCTTACCTAGGCTGAtgtacatgtgactctggacccagaAAAAATGTGATTGACTAAACTGCTCTCAGGCAAATAAAGAGGTGTAATagattctggcctagccagtaatgcccacatcccacgaatgaataaaaagaaaagtgcTTTATGAAGATAAATTTGTGCACTTTTTCATGTCGTTTTGTCTTTGCAAAGCACCTTAGGTTCCATCTCTTTCTTGCTTAAAAGGTACTAATGTCGCAGCTGGACAGAACTTTACTTTGatgacatttggaatactgtgcacagttctggttgccacactgccagaaggatgtgaaggcttaggagcagatacagaaacagtttacaggatgttgcctggtttgggaGTACTAGCTGTGACAAGAGATTGGTCTAAACTTGATTTGCTTCCAcctgaatgtcaaaggatgaggAATGACTTGatagaaattttaaaacttaTGCAAAGCatgaatagaatggatagtcagcatcttttccctgggtagaaatgtcaattatgagggaacataggtttaaggtaaaagggagtaGGTTTAAAGGAGTTGTAGGAGGCaggtttctttacacagagggtagaaagtacctggaatgcgctgccagaggagatggtggcgGTGGATACACtagtaatgtttaagaggcatcttgacagatatgtgTATAGGCACGTAAAGAGGGACAGCATCGATGAAAAAaaggttttagtttagaaaggtgtcatgTCATTGGTGAcggtcctgttcctgtgctggactgttctttgTTTAAATCAATGTCAGTTTAGCCTGCCTCCTCTCTTGAATTTGAAGATTGCCTGAGGCCTTTTGGCGATACCAGGCCTTCGAGTGTGTGACTGCAATGTTACACCCACCTGCGCGGAAAGCAGTGAGCTGCTGTGAGGACCCAACAGGAACCAATGAGGCTCCCTCCACACAGGAAGGCATAATCCTTTGTCCTCCGATTGTAGACAAAAATAGCAGCTTGCCAAGGGTGGGATGTTATGTCGGTGGTGGTTCCTCCCAGGATCCGGTACTGCATTGCTTGAGGCTCTCTCTTCCCACAGGTACCTGCTGCATGCGCAGTAAAAACAACAAGTAATCAAGCAAATGATTGGGTGATTTCCctcaaatttcaaaatatacactatctggaggagtccagaactagaaggcataggtttagggtgagagggtaaaggtataaaagagacctaaggggcaatttttcatgcagagggtggtgtgtgagtgtggaggaagaggaagtagaggaggctggtacaattgcaacatttaaaaggtatctgaatggatatataaataggaagggtttggagggatatgggctgagtgctggcaggtgggactagatggggttgggatatctgtttggcatggacgagttgaaccgaagggtctgtttccgtgctggacatctctatgactctaagtccaagcacagtcagtcagtcagtctccaCCTATAACGTTGTGTCTGTGCTTatctatgtgtgtatgtatatttgTGTTTGCAATAACCACGTGTGTCAACGTATGAATGTGCAGGCAATTGCAACGATGTGTCTGAGTATCTACATGCAATTGTATTTGGGAGTCAGCCTGAGTGCAAGTGAACCTGTGTTCATGTATCTGCAATTGTACATACATGAATTTATGCTAACAGTGAGGCACAAGTGCATGTGTGTCCGTAAATATTTGTATCTCTGTAGCCACATAAACTGAGTCGAGGTCAGGGTGCAATTCTCACCTGATGCAGCACATTGCTCAATGTTGCAGTATTCCCAAGTGATTTTTCTTCCTTTCATAATATGGCACCAAGGCTTGATATCTTGATCTGGATTCCtggaataagaacagaaaattgtCAAAGTGTCAGTGAACAGACATGGGATTAATGGTGAAACTGTGAGTGGCAGTAACCTGACAAGGGGTTActggtgagtgagagagtgtacgCATACCGACACAGGGTTAAGTGGCAAGGGTTGAAGATAGAGGAGACGCACTTTCAGCACAGACCAGCCAATAAGAGAAAGATCAAACAGACTAATAGCTACAAACCAAGAGAAAAGCTGTGTGAGTTCGTGAAGGGATTTAGAGagggagagtgacagagagaaagagtttaATTGTTTCCTCTGAGTTATACCTGCAGTAACTGTGGCTTCCCAGCCCCAAGCGATGAGCATTGTGTATCCATGCATTATGCTGCTTGTGGCGGACCACTTCAGAATCCCAGTTGAGACAGCGACTCCCAGACTGCGAGTAACTCCTGGTTCCACGATAATCTGCCCCATTTTTGGTGTAGCACACAGAGCTGTGATCTACCATCAAACAAAAACCTTGTTAATAATAACTCCCTTGCTCTTCTGACTGTAAAGCTCCTGTACAGACTCCCAAGCCCCTATCTCTTTGACGACAAGGGCAGTGTCATTAGAGGCAACGTAAAAGGAGATAGTGGGATCTTGTGAGGGAGCAATAGGAGTCCGGGGGTTTTCCGAGACATCACCCAATTAGACAAACGGCTATTGCTGCAGAGGCAGTGATTGCTTTGAGAGACGTAATAGGGGAGACTTACTCTTTGGGCAGGCAGGAATGCTGCACTTGTCCCAGGTCAGGATGTGGCCATTGTAGACATGGCACCAGGGCACTGTATCATTGTCAGGATTCCTGCAAAAAAGAAAGATGTACATATTAACAAAGAGAAAAAGGTGAAGAAACAAACACATTGAACACATTAGCTCAATGTCTGGCTCTTGCTGTGTTTGAATATTCCTTTTCTCCTTCTTAGAATCACCAGTAATCCTCAGTTTGAGCTGAATCAGCTATAACTATTGGGAGAGATTGGTAGGACAGACTGTGGGGCTGGGCTGTGTTGGCTCCTTGAAAAGAACAATCTGTCACTCCAGAGGTTTGCAGATGATTAGAGTGAAGTATGAGATTGGCCATAGAAAGGATCTGCAAGCAACAATTAAAAGAAGGGCCAGCAAAGACCAGGGACTGGCTGCAGCCCAGTGTGTAATACTCTCACCTCTTAAATCAAACCAGTTGGACATCTCAGTATGTAATCCTAGCTGACACTCGaagcagtattgagggagtgctgcattttcagagatTGAGATGCCAAACCTAGGCCCTGATTGTCCTAACAAGACATTTAAAAAATTACTTGGATAAAAAAAAGGGATTTCTCTTACCAAAATTAATTCCTCAGCTAATATTAAAATTGATACTACATCTATTCATAAATACAACACTGCATATGGTACCTTACTGTGTGTAATTTGATCAAAATGTTTCCATCCATAAAACATGGACTCCATAAAAATAAGTTTTTTGGATATACGGGCTTTTGGGATATTTTGAGGTAATGAAAGGGGCTAAAATAATGCAactttttctttcttcaaatgttttgtaCCTGCAGTAATTGTGATTCCCAAGTCCCATTTGGTGGGCATCTGGCCTGTGACCATTGTAACGGGTGCGGGACACTGCGGTTGAATTCCAGTTCAGGCATTTTGCGCCAGAGCGGGTGATGCTCCAGGTTCCTCGATACCCGGTCCCTCGATCCTGGTAACACTGCGCCTTGGTGTCTGTAACACAAGAGAACGGGAGTGTCAGAGTGGTTGGAAAAAGTGAAGATCAGTCTGGTTGCAGAAAGCTCCAGGAAAAAGCTGATAAAATGTTACTTACCGAACTCACACAGTTGACCACTGTACCCAGCTTGGCACTTACATACGTAGTGCTGAGAGTAAAGGGCCTGGCGACATATTCCTCCATTGTAGCAGTTATTCTGGGTGCAATCTGTCAGGGTCAATAAACACGGCCATCAGTCAGAATGGTCTCAGTCAACTCCACCATTCCATCTCACCAGCAATCTAGCACTCAAGATTTCAAGCATAAAAATTGCTTTTTGCCCTTAGTTACATCATTTTCAGTCACTCCAAGAAACTATTTTACCCTCTCCCCTAGCCTACCTTTCCCTCCTCTTTCTGGGTTTCGAACATGTTGTCATATTGTTTGGAAAGGCTCCAGACAGTAGTTACTTATTGGGGGTGAAGGTCACTGGACTGGTGGGAGGGGGAATGTTACTTGAATCATTCAGCTGATTGACTCAAGGGGAGGCGAGGGAAAGGTGCAATATCCTTGAATCAAGGACAGAACATAACCCCGAGTGCTGTTTAGTTAAAGAATGACTGGACGAAATTGCTGAGTGAATAGTGAAAAAGAGGATCAAGTTTGCAGAAAGTTCGTGGGGAGAAATGATTCTAGGAATGAGGATCAAGACTGTAGGAAGACGGTGTGGAGAAATGAATTCTCAGAATGATTGTAAGTTAAGCAGTGAACTTCCCTTTACACACAGCACCTGACATCTCGAGTGAGAAGAATCAGGAGTCACTTTCTGAAGGATTATACagaatgtacagcatagaaacaggccattcgactaAACCTGTCCATGCTGGTATTATTGAAACTCTTTCTCCATCATCATGTTCCTATCCATCTTGATATGAtccacttcaaccacttcctgttAGAGTGAGTAGATTTCTTGAGGACTTTCTTATATTGATGGCCTCTCGGTTCACTTTTTCTTACCCGTGGAAACATTCCCTCTGTACCGACTGTGCAATGCCACCTGAGATGGTGGTGGATAGGGGGAGTGAGATAGAGGGGCTGGGCAggcttcctgtttttgtgacacTGATTTAGAGAGTGAAAACCATGCTTTTGCTTATTAACAGAGTATACGATCAGCTCTCGATGAGTTCGAAGCTCCAGTAAATTGAGATGCTGATTCAAACAGCAGAGTGTGGTTCCATGGTGCACACGCATGCAGACACACACCTCGCACTGGTACACTGTGGCATTGAATCCGAGGCCAGTTACAACGGCAGTATTTGATCCGTCGTCCCACAATCTGTAGCCATGTCTCATCATGTAGGTACCAAAATGAGCCATCTGAGCTCATGCAATGTcctaaaacaaagaaaaactgtTGACAGTGAAAATTGCACAATGGGCTGAGCTATAAGCACATGCTGGGAGGTTTAAGGCAAGTTCAGACCAGCCCAACATGGTGACTGTAGGCACAGCTATCCTAAACAATGTCACAACAATGAACAGTGAACACAAAAATACTAAATACTTTAAAAGCAGCTCATTTAAATGTTGTCAGACAACTCAAGGCAATTCATGGGAgtggaataggaacaggagacagtcatTGAGACACTCAAGCTTTTCCCATCAATCAATGAAATCACGACGGTGATCTCAACCCAAGGATTTACTATTGCTCCATGTCCCTTCACATCTATGATCTAGAAATCTCGAatttaacattaacatttgatCTGGCATCAATTTCCACTTTGCAGATGTAATATTCAAACTCCTACCACCCTAACTTCACTCTTGAAAACTATGGCTCCAACTTTTTTTAAGGTTACTTCCAGTCAAACTATTGGAAGAAGCAGCATGGAAGGAGCACAGTTCTGCTGGACAAGCAATAAAGAAAGTGCACAGCATGCCAGATGGGCAATATTGAAGGAGGAAAGGCACAGTTGGAGGGggtgctgcattattggatggCAGTGCTGAAGGAATGCCTTACCATTGTAAAGGGAGTTAAAAAGAAATGCTGATCCATCAAATGGGAAGTCTCGAGGAAGCACCAAAAACTCAGAGGGGCAGTGCTGGGGGAGTATCACCCAAGTAACGGGGGTGGACTGTTGGGGTGCCACAATGTTGGCAGGGACAAGATATTAAAACCTATCTCAGTCATTCAGACTGCTGGAGAGGACAAGTTTTCCCATGGCTCTGACCAACATTCCTTCACAACCACACCATCAAAAAGCCCAAATCACTAATCTTTACTCTCACAGCTGCCAGTGGGAATTTGCTGCAAGCAAAATGGTTCCCAAGTTCTGCCCACAATCAGGCATCACAGTTCAGAGTAATTGAGGCTTTGCCCATTTTGGAACTCTGATCAAACACTTTATGATCACAGGGATTTTTACATGAACATGTGGAGGGAAGCAGTATCCATGCTACAGTTAACAGGGGCTGAGCTTTGTTGTACATAACTGAGTACAGATGACCTGGTTGCTAAGTTGCCACCCAGCATTGACTGCATAACTGTTGGAAATGGGAGATTCCGTTCTTTGGGAAATTCAGCTGGCAATGGAGCATGTGCAGAGCAGTTAGGGCCCAGCagagaacaacaacaacaacaatatcAACATCGGTTCACATGCTTGTTTGCACAAACATATTCAAAGCAGAGAACATTAAGCATGACTACTGAGACTTGTCTACAGAAAGGAACTTACCTTGAGTAGCCTTAGACGCGAAGCTTCTCGTCCCCCGTTTAAATCGCAAATGCTGTGGCTGAAACAGAACAGCAGATCAGAATATTACTGAGTGGAAGGAAAGCATTCAGCCTCTTTGAAAGAGCCATCCAATTTGTCCCAATCCCACTGCTTTttccccttttgaaagttatcacTGAATCTGCTTCTGCTGCTCTTTCAAGTTACACATACCACTTCAGTCATGTGTAAATTGAACTGACAGACACTACTTGAAAAATCCTCTCTATTTGTTGGAAAGGAGGGGAGAATGCAAAACCAATATACTCAACACTCTGGCAGCTTCTGagcagaaatagagttaacattccagACCAATGACCTTTCGCCAATGCACAAGTTAAATGTTTATTGGATCCCTTTTACTTTGTAGTTGCTCtttataaaattaattaatttcaacAGTAGCCAGCCCTTTGTATGTGTGGTACTGGTACAAAAGAGGAAATAAAGTTACTTCCTCACTGTCACCAACTCTGCACCTGAGTCAAGACAGACACATTAACCAGTTATACTTCACACTTTCAGATCACTTCAGGATCAGACATATTCAAACATAAGCTGAGTATTTCAAGTAAGTCCTTTACTTGTGtgtgaaagagggagagagagaaagagatgcagTGATGGAAAGCGAGATGAGAGAGATCAATGAGAGAAAGCGAGAGGAGAGAGATCAATATGAGAGAAAGCGAGTTGAGAGAACCACACAAGAGTGAGAAAACAGAGTGTAGCAGAGAAAtagagaagagagacagagatagagaacaaacaaaaagaaagaaatgaggaAATGTTGCATGAAGGGGAATGATTGGAGTGTGAAGGTGAGACACTTACTTCAGATGCTGCAGCAAGGATGAAAAGCAGTGATATAGTGGTCACAATTCTCAATAGAGCCATATTCTTCTTTTATCGTGGTTATCGAAACTTCTTTCTGAAAAAGAAGAATATTCTAAGGCATTATTTATTGCTTGCTGCTGGACAGGCATTGCATTTAGGCAGTGCATTCATCCAAACAACTAACAGTGTCAAAAAGAATCAATCCCATCGTCCCCTTTGTTCCACTGTCATTTTCATTAATTATGTGTCCTCTGGAGAGTGACCCTCACACTAATGTAGGCAATTTCTTCATAGCTTCTGTCAAAACCTTCAGCAATTTAGAACTTTCTAATAAATTCCTCTGAACATTTTATGTAACTAATAAAGTTTCTCCAAGCCAAGGAGCTTCTATACCTTTTTAACAACAACATATTCAACTTGTCCAACCATAAAAGATTTGTGTGCGCAAAAGTGGGGATGTGAATTGGAATAGCGAGCAGAATGAAGTAATGATTTCTTTGGGGTCAGTGCTGTAGACTTTGAATGTGGTCAACACAGTGACAGCCTACACATTACAGAAGTGGATGTGAAAATATCAAGTGG of Chiloscyllium plagiosum isolate BGI_BamShark_2017 chromosome 42, ASM401019v2, whole genome shotgun sequence contains these proteins:
- the plat gene encoding tissue-type plasminogen activator isoform X2; amino-acid sequence: MALLRIVTTISLLFILAAASEPQHLRFKRGTRSFASKATQGHCMSSDGSFWYLHDETWLQIVGRRIKYCRCNWPRIQCHSVPVRDCTQNNCYNGGICRQALYSQHYVCKCQAGYSGQLCEFDTKAQCYQDRGTGYRGTWSITRSGAKCLNWNSTAVSRTRYNGHRPDAHQMGLGNHNYCRNPDNDTVPWCHVYNGHILTWDKCSIPACPKNHSSVCYTKNGADYRGTRSYSQSGSRCLNWDSEVVRHKQHNAWIHNAHRLGLGSHSYCRNPDQDIKPWCHIMKGRKITWEYCNIEQCAASGTCGKREPQAMQYRILGGTTTDITSHPWQAAIFVYNRRTKDYAFLCGGSLIGSCWVLTAAHCFPRSFKTQEIKVIMGRTIRKEASEDDQILDVEEYFVHKEFDEDTYNHDIALIKLQSKHGQCAKMTRYVRTVCLPWEKQQLPAWTKCEISGYGRQEEYSAFYSDQLKEGNVRLYPSHRCTSAHLHNRTVTKNMICAGDTRGLDDACKGDSGGPLVCPVEGRMNLYGIISWGIGCGKPGIPGVYTKVTNYLDWIRKHVDEA
- the plat gene encoding tissue-type plasminogen activator isoform X1, whose amino-acid sequence is MALLRIVTTISLLFILAAASEPQHLRFKRGTRSFASKATQGHCMSSDGSFWYLHDETWLQIVGRRIKYCRCNWPRIQCHSVPVRDCTQNNCYNGGICRQALYSQHYVCKCQAGYSGQLCEFDTKAQCYQDRGTGYRGTWSITRSGAKCLNWNSTAVSRTRYNGHRPDAHQMGLGNHNYCRNPDNDTVPWCHVYNGHILTWDKCSIPACPKNHSSVCYTKNGADYRGTRSYSQSGSRCLNWDSEVVRHKQHNAWIHNAHRLGLGSHSYCRNPDQDIKPWCHIMKGRKITWEYCNIEQCAASAGTCGKREPQAMQYRILGGTTTDITSHPWQAAIFVYNRRTKDYAFLCGGSLIGSCWVLTAAHCFPRSFKTQEIKVIMGRTIRKEASEDDQILDVEEYFVHKEFDEDTYNHDIALIKLQSKHGQCAKMTRYVRTVCLPWEKQQLPAWTKCEISGYGRQEEYSAFYSDQLKEGNVRLYPSHRCTSAHLHNRTVTKNMICAGDTRGLDDACKGDSGGPLVCPVEGRMNLYGIISWGIGCGKPGIPGVYTKVTNYLDWIRKHVDEA